The DNA sequence GCTTTACCATCTCGTAGATCGGAGAAAACGCCTCCCGCGTCGGCTGTTCCATCACTAACTCCCAATTAAAATCGTCGAGCGTCGTGTGCACGCCTAACATTTTTTCTCCGTTATCCCCTGTTTGCACCGCTTGTGCGACATGCTGTAGGTTGGAAGGGCCTGATGTGTCGGAAATAACGCGTCCCTGTTCGTCCCGTAAATAGATGCGCTCACCTTTTTGGACGTGTTGCGAAGAGATTTCGCCAACGAGCTTTTGCAACTGCAGTTTAACCCCGATACTGCCCATTAAGCGGTGACCATCGGTGGAGTGAACGGGAACGGCCCATTTCATAACCGGTTGCCCGAAGTCATTCAACTCGATCGGACCGTGTACGCGCTCGCGCTGTTTAATTTTGCGCATCATCTGCTGCTCGAGCCATTGTTCGCCGCTGCCCGCTTCGTTTAACGAGAAGCGAGACACTTTTCGCGCAACGCGTCCTTTCGCGTCGAGTAACACGATTTCTTCGATCGACTCACTTTGGCGGAGTACATCGTAAAACAGCGCCCGCTGTTCATCGATGTGCCTCGCAGTCGATAAAAACGTCATCCGGTTCGACATTTCATTTAGCTCCATTGTCAATTGGTAGGCGATGTTTTCCACTTTTAACGTCTGCCGCGCCGTAATGTTTTCTTCTAAATCACTATTGATGCGCAGCAAATAGTAGCCGCTAATAAGGATGAGCGGAACGGTCGACATGAGCAAACCGAATAGTAACACTTTATTGCGTATTTTTGACAATGATGCCAGCTTCTGTGTCAGTTTCTGTGTCAGTTTCACGCCCGACCCTCCCCTCAATCGTCTGTCGCAATGTGCGGCACAATGTTGGCCATGCGGATGAGCTCCCCATTAATTCGCACGTCCAATCGTTTTCTCACTTCGTCATTCACGCTAAAGGTAATCGTATCCGGCAGTTCGACCGGCACGTCATTCGGGGCACTTCCTTTGACGATCGCGCTCACGTGGCGCGCCGCCTGGTAACCCAAGCTGTAATACGACGCCCCGTAGCCGAACAAGAAACCGCGCGCCACCTCTTGGTCAAAAATGCCCATTAGCGGGACACCGTGTTTTAGCGACAAGGCAGCGAGCGCGTCCGTGCGCGCTTCAATGTGGTAACTCGGTAAGACGAGGATCCCGTCGTTTTTCTTTAGCTTGCCTTCAAGTCGCTTAAGTGCTCCCTCTTCGTCTAAATCGTAGGTGACGATCGGGACACTTAGAGTCTTCGCCGCTTGCCGGGTCGTTTCTAAACTGATGCGGCTCGCCGTCACCCCACCGTTGTATAAAATGATGACACGCTCCATATCGGGCAAGAGCTGTACAAACATTTCAAGCCGTTTTGCCGACAAATCTTTGTGGTAGTTGTCGACTCCGGTAA is a window from the Numidum massiliense genome containing:
- a CDS encoding ABC transporter substrate-binding protein, with product MRGKRRKQRKKIGVTLLVSGIVLLVLLFVFNDLRTSDADTCRIGILMSGNSRQEKLNGLKAGLRDLGYASDSCEFLTYDARDDVTLLVQKAEQLVQQEVDVIVSLGAVETLEVKRQLARADRSVPVVFAGIAAPKELGLISDYKHPGDIFTGVDNYHKDLSAKRLEMFVQLLPDMERVIILYNGGVTASRISLETTRQAAKTLSVPIVTYDLDEEGALKRLEGKLKKNDGILVLPSYHIEARTDALAALSLKHGVPLMGIFDQEVARGFLFGYGASYYSLGYQAARHVSAIVKGSAPNDVPVELPDTITFSVNDEVRKRLDVRINGELIRMANIVPHIATDD